The Enterobacter oligotrophicus sequence GCCGCCCGCCAGCGCATCGATAAACCCGGCTAACATCGCAACAAAAAAGAGCACCGCCAACAGCAGCGGTGACACCATAAACAGATCGACGAAATTATCCATTAAAGTACATGCTCATCCAGTAGCGCCTGGCAGGAAGGCGGCAACGGCGGCGGTGTCTTCTTCTCAGGCTTAGAGGTTCCAGGTTTGGCGGGTTCAAACCAGCTTTGCAGCTCATAACCACAGCCATCGCCTGGCGGTGGAAGTGGCTGATCTTCACATTCAAGGCTGTTCGCCGGGCAGCGCAGACGGACATGCATATGCGCACGATGCTGGAACCACGGACGCACTTTGCGCAGCCAGTCGCGATCGGTTCCGGCATCCAGACAGAGCTGCTGCTTAATCGCCGGGTTAACAAAAATTCGCGTAACGTCGTTATCTTTCGCCGCCAGCTTGATCATGCTGGACACATCCTGTGACCAGAGCGATGGCACCACGCGTTTACCGTCGCGCGAAACCAGATCCAGCGCCTGCGGTTTCAACAGCTGTGCAGAACTCCAGCGCGCTTTCGGCAACTGCAGGAAGATATCTACGTCCAGTCCGGTCTGGTGGCTGGCGTGCCCGCCGTTAAAACGCCCTCCGGCAGGCATGCCCATATCGCCAATCAGCATCGTGCCCAGCCCCAGGTTATGTACCTGGTTGCCCAGACGCTGGATAAACAGCACCAGGTCCGGGTGGCCGAAATAACGGCGCTGGTCGGTTCGCATCACCTGATAAGTGTCAGACTGCAAAGGAAGTTCCTGTGCGCCGACAATACAGCCGTTGGAAAAAGCGCCTATAGACTGCGCGCTTCCCGCCACCGGGTGGGTGATTTTTTGCCAGGGGGTGGCGGCCAGACTGGCTCCACTGGCAAGCAGTGCCAGCAGAGCGATTACGGTTTTTTTCATGTTTACCAGCGTGGAATGGTGGTCGTCACATCCGCATTCTGCGCGCGCTGGCGCAGGAAGTGATCCATCAGCACGATCGCCAGCATCGCTTCTGCGATCGGCACCGCACGGATACCCACGCAAGGATCGTGA is a genomic window containing:
- the mepA gene encoding penicillin-insensitive murein endopeptidase; translated protein: MKKTVIALLALLASGASLAATPWQKITHPVAGSAQSIGAFSNGCIVGAQELPLQSDTYQVMRTDQRRYFGHPDLVLFIQRLGNQVHNLGLGTMLIGDMGMPAGGRFNGGHASHQTGLDVDIFLQLPKARWSSAQLLKPQALDLVSRDGKRVVPSLWSQDVSSMIKLAAKDNDVTRIFVNPAIKQQLCLDAGTDRDWLRKVRPWFQHRAHMHVRLRCPANSLECEDQPLPPPGDGCGYELQSWFEPAKPGTSKPEKKTPPPLPPSCQALLDEHVL